In Arvicanthis niloticus isolate mArvNil1 chromosome 16, mArvNil1.pat.X, whole genome shotgun sequence, the sequence GGATTGTATAATTTCATATAtcctattttatataaaattctagAATATGAATATAGAATATGAATATCAGCAGATCGATGGTTGCTGGATGATAGGCAACAAGGACGGATAGACAAATAAAGGCCATTGGGGAAACTTAGAGGTGACTATGATTAATGTCTTGATTGCAGTGATGATGTCACGGGAAAAACACATACTTAACAAGCTGCTTGTTTGAAGTATTGTAGCTTATTGTATGTCAATTTCACTTCagaaaagctatttaaaaaaaaatctttacccaGTGAGTGGAGCCTGTTTTCTTCCACACAAATACTTCTCTAGAGAATGATGGCCGTGGTTTTTCCTGCCACGGGttacttggttttatttttcgaAACTATACCTCATGGGTATTAAAGAAGGGCTCCTCAGAAGTAAATGAGAATGAGACCCCCTGTAGCATTAACATTCAGCCATATGAATACTACAGGTGTGCTGTACAAATGTGTCGTGCCAGCACggtagagacaggaggctcaGGAGTCCGAGGCCGTGCGTAGTTGGTGATCACAGTGGGATACATGAAACTCTGTGTCAAAACCAAACAAGACCTAAAAGTAAGAATTTTAATCTATGATCTGCAAAATGTCCATTTGAAGGttctaatatacatatatatatataatacacatataatatgtatatgctAGATGATGATACACTGTAGAACTAATGTCTTGCTCTAATAAATCAGAGAAAGTATAAATAGatctcatttttctaattttagtcGTTACATTTAGTAATGTTTATAGATAAAAATTAGGTttgcacaattttaaaaaatcacaatccAAGTCAAAGATGAGTAACTCaaattcaaatacaaaataaaacctgAAACTTTCAGGAAGATAATGGAATCTTTTTATTgtctaaactttaaaaaatcagtCTTTTTTCAAAATTTCACATCTTTCCTAAGATGACTCACTCGTGAGCTGTGTCTAGTGATTGGGAAGCTCACACTTTGCTGGGGTCCAGCCCCAACAGGGTCAGGCACTGAGGTGGGACACAGCTTTGGACTGATGACCTCTGGCCTTTACTGTTTCTTTCTTACTGTTCTGCACCCGGCCCCATGGCTTCTGGCAATTTAACTCTCTTACTATTCTGGGGCcaaaagctgatggcttctgCAAATTAACACTTTTGCTCTCCTGAGGCCAAAAGCTGCTGGCATCTGGCAATTGACTCCTGCTGATAgcagcaggggattaagaaaagaaagttatGTGGGCTCTTTGCTCCCTAACTTAGCCTTCATGAgcctgagagaaagaaagaaaaagaataaagagaaagccatgcatacacatatacacacaaatactttGATCAGGCCTGACCATCTGTATCATCAATTGCACAAGTGCATATGCATagctaaacatatatacatattcctacatatgtatgtatgtacatacataaagacagatatatatatatatagatatatatatatacacacacagagagacaggcagacagacatatatacatatatacacatttggtAGATGGAGCAGAGCCTCAGTAGCCACacgttattttgttttctccttaaacttttttcctaaaattatttgaatctgGAATTCTATAAAGTCAATAATTCATCTGAATAgtattaattcatgaaagttcatctgcAGGAAACTTGCCCAATAGAGTGGGCTATCACCAGGAAATTATCATGTGAGGCTATAGCAGCGAGGGTCTCCTGGTATCCACTCACACTAAGCCAAATAAATGAAGAGCAGGATAATGACAACAGGAGAGAGAACATcagtagcaagaagcaatcctgggactAAGTCTGTGGAACCATGCCTTACCAGAACGCCCGATCCCCGCAGAGCAAGACGGTGGACCATCTCCAAGGAACTCACCGGCCCACTGCAGCTCTACTTGTATGGCATCTGTCAATACTTTCATTTCCTCTCAGCAATATTGTTAACTTTCAAAGTgtaagactcagaaagacaaatgcataTCCGCTCTtttgtgcgtgcatgcgtgtgtgtgtgtgtgtgtgtgtgtgtgtgtgtgtgtgtgtgtgtgtgtatgtgtgtgtgattatagaTGTGAGATCAGAAAAGGAatggaagagggaaaaaataaagttataaggaaggaagagaaaaaagaacaaggtAATAGAAAATAATTGATACGAAGGCAGAAAGGGGGACCTAGAAGTCAGGGTACAGGAGTGTGGGGAGGGAAGTGTCCGTGGGGGAGGAGTGAGAGGGGGAGGGTCCAAGGCACATGTGTATGAGAATGCCATGTTGAAACCTGTTTCTCCGTATGTTAATTGAAAAAGAATATTCTTAAAGTGCAAAGAGAAGCACAAAGCGAAGTACCCTTTATCGTCCTGTGGCAGAAAGCTATATCGGCATGTTAGCAAGGTGCATATGCACAGCTATGGATTCTGACTCTGAATTCCACACTATGTTGCTATTCTTCCTTTACTACAGTAAGCTCCACTTCCCCCATGGCTAATACAAAAGCCAGAGGAGATTCTTTAGATACATGACGACTAGTTCAGTTTTCTATAACCACTATTAAAGAATTAGCTCCTTAGGAGTTATATTTGTCTGGTACGACCCCAAAGATTCAAACCAAGACTAGCAGGTAGAAGCTAGGGAAATCTATTTTACAAAGAGAGGAATGTTAGAACTATGTCAACAAAAGTTTGCTCACTTAGCAACGAGTTACCTTTCATAGGTGGTCATGGCCACGCTACATGATTAAGAGACAATTCCAGCCTCCATTTTCAATAGCAAATAGTTTATGTGGGAAAATGTTTtcgaaaaacttaaaaaaaaagtttgtaacAAAAACGAGCCCAAAGAATAATTctagaatatttgaaaataattggattatatatttatagaccattatcattcattcattatctATGAATTGTAGGCTTAAAGTTTTCTAAACCAACTTTATTTAGGGTTGTtgaatgcttcaacctcccagcCAACCTACTGACTAGAGATTGGAGATAAAGAAGGTTAATAGGgtttgtggacctgtttagaagtagtttgtTGGGGCGATTATATTGCTCGTTgttaggataccagcagtccaatcCAATAGAAAGcatcaaacacaaatcagtagcagcagcttgatccagcagaaacagcgaGGCTCCACCAAATCGGCACAACTCAACAGAAGCGAGtggaataccatgagaagttctttggtatgtttctctctataaagtgaagaccagtgaagaagAGAGACCAGCATTGCATGGCCAGCGAAGACCAGCGAAGGCCAGCGAAGAGCACTGCAGTGCATGAGCATGCTCTCCTTCTTTATGGGGTtccatttatactctttccaaatgCCACACTGTCTCGATCATCAGCTCCcacaaaacatcacatgtcccctcatgtgtctgtttcagcaaaacatcctctcacaagacagcttccagagaaACAGCAGGCacgtgacacaactgagtttccaaagaagcTAAGAGATTTCCACTTCAGTAAATAACAGCATAaataagggttttttgttttgttttgtttttgtctctgtcaGGGTGGGACCTAGGTTCTTTGACAATATTATAGTTATCTAGTACATAAAAGgtcaacttttttgtttttgttttttgttttttgagacagggtttctctgtgtagccttggctctcctggaactcactctgtagaccaggctggcctcgaactcagaaacctgtctctgcctcccaagtgctgggattaaaggcatgcgccaccactgcccagcgaaagGTCAACTTTATTGTGTTTGGCAACGCTAGCTGTTCTACAAAGCTTTTCGAGTTTATATTATCTGAAAGAATTGTCCTTGATTGAGTGCATGGAAGAAATGTATGAATTTGGGTACCTTATTAAATGCAGATTCTCATCCTTTATTTCCTCTCCCTTAGCACTTCCCACTTAATATttgcgtgcatgtgcacatgagtgaggACAGGCACATGGGTGCCATGGCACCCACATAGAAGTCAGGGGTCAGAGGTCTTCTGTGAGAGGGTCTCTCACTATCCACCTCACTGACACCTCATTGACATTGTTTTTTGCTGCTGTGTACCCCAGGGTCGCTGGCCTGTGAGCTTTTGAGCCATTTGCCTGTTTCCTGCACCAGCTCATCCAAGCAGTGCTGCTGGAATTACTGAAGCATGCCAACACCTGCACCTTTTTACACGGCTTCCAGGGATTTGACCTCATGTTCTCAGACTAACATGGCTAGtgtctttaccaactgagccacctccctggccCTCACTATGTGTTTGAATGGTGTCCAGACATTCATTTCAAgtgtttttgctttaaaaaaaaaaaaaaaaaatgtaaaaggtacactgtgagaaacaaaaagaacatgagAAAGACTAACTCCCTTTGCATCCAAGTTTACGGCACGCGCAAAAGTTTATGTTCAGATGCATCccaccttttaaaattcaaatgctGAGTTATTTTGTTTGCTATTCTATATCAGGAGCGAGAGCCATGATGAAATTTGTGGTACTTGTCACCCTCGGGCTAACTCTGCTGTTAGGAACACAAGCCATGCCTTCAAGTCGCCTCTCCTGCTACAGAAAGTTGCTAAAAGACCGTAACTGCCACAACCTTCCGGAGGGCGGAGCCGACCTGAAGCTGATTGATGCAAATGTCCAGCATCATttctgggaagggaagggatgtgAGATGATCTGCTACTGCAATTTCAGTGAACTGCTCTGCTGCCCAAAGTAAGGAAAtgacatttcaaaatgtattGCTATATTTGTAGAGAAACTCTTAAAAGATCATCTTTTTATTGTCTTATGCTTCTCCAAATGATTAATTTATACATAGGCATCTTCATCTTGCAGCACTGGCATGAAGATAAATTTCTCTGTGACTTTCTCtacacagaaatttaaaatatggaCTTTGAAAATTTACACAAAAGCATGTAGTACAATATgtctaactttaaaatattttaacattattcATATTTTCTAATGTTGTTTCAATTATTTCATATGATTATAATTATAACCCAGAAACACACAATTAGTTTTTGAATGTTACATAAGTGTAACATTCAATGAAGGTTTATTATGTACCAGTGATGGTAATAAGTCTTTTATAGGTATTAATATCACCCACTCAATAGTCTCATGGTTCAGTAActatgggatttttgttttgtttggttttagttttgcttgttgttttgttgttgcttgttttgttggttggttttgctttttgtgtttttggatttttggtttttggttttggagtttcttgagacaagatctcaacTATAGCTTCAGCTGGCTAGAACTTGTTGTGTAGACCAGATTGACCTTGAGACTGTGAACACCCAAGGcaatcctcccaagtgctgatttCACAGCATGAGGCACCAGACCTGGCTTAGAACAGCTTCAGAATTGGGTTTGCTGAAATTAATCATGCTTTTAAATAAACTCAAGCACCATTTGTTTTCAGACGGGTCCTAGTTGTATAACCTTGTTGAGTGGCTGTGGTAGGGTTGCATAGGCTGGATGAACTGAGTtgaaggctggcctgggctaacCACTGAGACTCAAATGCCAGAAAAACAAAGCCTAAATAAAAAGCTGTAAAACAGTGCATCAACCTGCTAAATtttttgttcaatttctactaagaacaacaacaacaaaaattgattAGAATACAAGTGAACTTCAAAGCTGACATTGTAACTAATTTGAAAAGCAATAAACCTTTTTTAGATTAAACAAGTTAGTAGACAGCATCAAGTAAGTCATTGGGACAGAAAATGTTAGTGAGGGCTTTGGGAGGGTTTCCTAGTTCTACGTATAAGTTAATTAGAAATGAAATAGTTTTGTTCAAAGCAATTTATATTTTGGAAAATTGGTATATGTTACGTACAAAACATTGGGAGTTAATAGATGCTTGTAGCttgattttaagaatattttcctTTGATTAAGGATTGTTTCAAATACTATGATTTTGGACACTTCAAGACTGGTTCAAATTGCTTTCGACATCTGACATCCTATTTCCATCCTTCTAAGAAACCTGAAAGGTAGAAAACGCAGCCATAAATAAACCTCCTCCCAAGGAAAGGCAGACTGATGTGACCAGCGATACCCCACAGAACCAGCTGATGTTAAAATGGAGACAAAAACCAGGCTCAGACCCAAATGGTTCCCCAAGTGAGGTTTCCAGAGCACTGCCTGTTCAATGCACACTTGACCTGGGACCACAATGCAGGCTGAGTCAGGAGCTGTGCAGGGCTGGCCTTCCCATCAGAGTTCAACAAGCCTTGCAGGTGATTCTCAAACACGAGGATGCTTCTGCAGAGCTGTACTAGATGACGCAAGGGCACATGTTAATTTACCTCATGAATTAGTTTTCTACACTATAGTAATTAAATGACAACCAATAATGGCTTTCTTTCATTATTGGATTGTTAAACCAACTTGCTACCATTTTGTGAGctcatatttattttctgatataACTTTGTGATTATTActgttaaatatttaaacagaagggtaacataaaaaaaaaatttctccttAACTTAGAGGGTTTTTATCCCCAGTAGGAACAGAATCACTTTGCAAGCTGTATTTCTAATAAGTCAGaatcacataaaattttatactatTCCATGCATTTTTCATATTACCTTCTGCCATCTTTCCTACCCAAAAAGATAAGGCTggcttttaaaacatgtttatatgTACAAATTCTAGAAAGTTGTTTAATGGTTTTCTAAGAAATGTCTAGTGATCTGACTCTTACCCCATATTTAAACTTAAATGATCCATTTCCACATCAAAGAATCAAAGTGTTTCGTATAGGTTTTGAAATGAcctaatttttccttttagttaCAGACAAATAACAGCATAACATCAATAGTAAGTTGGTGAAAGAAAACTCAGTTACTTGTTCTGATCTTTTTGCCTCCTGTGGGGAGtctttctacttattttttttttttttttatttgcctaCAATGAACTGTCTTATCTGAAACTTGAAGCACTGACCATCTTTAACCCAGTTTTCTGCTGAGTTTAACTGATGCCTTTTCTTTCAGAGATGTCTTCTttggaccaaagatctcctttgTGATCCCCTGCAACACTCGCTAAGGATCTGTATGCATTCTGGAGAACACGGTCCTGAAGTCCTTCACAGTCCCTAATTTCCCACAAACGCTATCAGCATAGCAACCTTTCTGATTTCCGTCCGGTGTACCCAATCCAGCATAGATTCTATAAAGTCTTACTTGCTAGAGTGAACTTGGGCTAACGTGGTAATAAAAGTTGTTTCCCTTTGGCTTGTCTCTGTGGACACTGTTAGTACTACTTCAACTGTCTGGCTGGAGTTCTCTTTAGAAGCTCACTACATTCAGTAACAGCCCTGCCCCCTAATGGAGAGCCACAATCCTGACTCACAGACAGAAAACTTCAGTTGTTGCTTGTCAGTTTTGACCAGTAAAATTGAACAGAAAGccagatttctatttttaaaaaaagaacccatCCTTAGGTATTATTACATGTGATAAATCTGTAAGCACATTTTAAttttcctgttttgaaaaaaaaaaaaacaaaccttaaagGTAATATTCTTTGCCCCATTTCTCCAACTCAAGTTTACGATATACAAGTCAGAATAGGATTTGAACACCATTCAAACACAAAATTGTATCCCTAAGACCACAACACATATGCCTAAAGTATCAACtttctttaagaataaaaaaGTTAACCTCAAAGGACACAGACAcggctggggatgtaactcagttgatAGATGCCTGACTAGCAtgcagagccctgggttcaaacctCAGCACTACATAAACTAGAtctagtggcacatgccttcaatctgagtagggggagggagaatgatcagaagtttaaggacGTCAgcagctacacagtaagttttaACTCAGtttgggctacaggagaccttatgaaagaaagaaaaagaagacgaCATTTTCTAATTGTGAGGAAGCAACTTTGGGTCAtaagcttatattttaaaatataattgttgaCGCATAGAAACCTCCATTATATGAAAACATATTCCATGCTGGCTAGGTGCTAACCATTATTAAGATTCTTGGGGTATTAGTAATGAATAAGACAGACATGTCTTCTCAGAACATGTGTTCTAACAATGCTGTCATCATAATGATGCTATTTATAAACATGACGCCTGCCATAGAGAAATAGAGAACACTGTACAAAGGATTGTGGGAAAAAGTCTGAgacacacaatctctctctctctttttttttttttttttttaaattctttcatatattacatactgaccacagtttccttcccctcttctcccagtccttcCTTTCCACCTCCCCCTTCCCCATACCCCTCCTATTTCAcctcagaaaagggcaggcttcccagagatatcaaccaaGTTATAATATGATTAGGTatctcccctcatattaaggctggacaagtcAACCCAGTAGAAGAAAAAGGGTCCCCCAAagaaggcaaaagagtcagagacagccccccactcccactgttaagagtctCACAAGAAAGACACACTGTATCTTAAAGGCAGCTTAGGAGATACTATCTTGAGACAAAACAGTAACACTGTTCATTGACATACAACCTCAAAGGTCCTGTTTCTGAAGACCCAATCAGAAAGCAGTGTTACTACTGGACTGAGCCAAACAATTTTTGAGTAACCGTAATTCTGATCCTCTTAAGAATCATTACATAATATCTGTCAGAACATGtttataaaataccatgacatcattaaaaagatggagaaactcaattataaagaaaatgaataaatcggTTATCTAAAAAGCATTGGGCTTTCTTTGCTGAATGAACTGGTAATAAAAATAGACTCGACAGggcttaagagatggctcagtggttaggagcactgactgctcctcccagcatccacgtggcagctcacaactgtc encodes:
- the Scrg1 gene encoding scrapie-responsive protein 1 isoform X2 produces the protein MTMTTPVSWSSEEDSPANNIEKKEEGARAMMKFVVLVTLGLTLLLGTQAMPSSRLSCYRKLLKDRNCHNLPEGGADLKLIDANVQHHFWEGKGCEMICYCNFSELLCCPKDVFFGPKISFVIPCNTR
- the Scrg1 gene encoding scrapie-responsive protein 1 isoform X1; the encoded protein is MMKFVVLVTLGLTLLLGTQAMPSSRLSCYRKLLKDRNCHNLPEGGADLKLIDANVQHHFWEGKGCEMICYCNFSELLCCPKDVFFGPKISFVIPCNTR